Proteins encoded in a region of the Micromonas commoda chromosome 10, complete sequence genome:
- a CDS encoding predicted protein, translated as MEPIPGYETTKQTITAGSGPVVAKGDTVTVHATGIVEEGNKKFWSTKDPGQQPFTYQAGVGKVITGWDQGCLGMNVGETRKLRIPAHEGYGAGGFPAWGIPPGGTLLFEIEVLSIKGKGGEL; from the coding sequence ATGGAGCCCATCCCGGGTTACGAGACCACTAAGCAGACGATCACGGCCGGCTccggccccgtcgtcgccaagggcgACACCGTCACCGTCCACGCCACCGGCATCGTGGAGGAGGGTAACAAGAAGTTCTGGTCAACCAAAGACCCCGGCCAGCAGCCCTTCACCTACCAAGCCGGAGTCGGCAAGGTCATCACCGGCTGGGATCAGGGATGTCTCGGCATGAACGTCGGCGAGACCCGCAAGCTCCGCATCCCCGCGCACGAGGGCTACGGCGCCGGTGGATTCCCAGCCTGGGGTATTCCCCCCGGCGGCACCCTCCTGTTTGAGATCGAGGTGCTGTCCATCAAGGGCAAGGGAGGCGAGCTGTGA
- a CDS encoding predicted protein translates to MVLPAAPVAAAVTAVVYAALLATTRIPCGADGTFCREGACERVRAHLAANLHGQDTAVNLLADAVCDHVASPRPNKPLVASLHGSPGIGKSYFHQLLAQALYNATGDGSHPAEDAFGNPIESDAGSDHQSGAPWGGNSNGNSNGNSNGNSNGGNNAMVDAMVDKGRVIKGYLPTFMGGDVAPRWNDANGVNARHRVECPGRDCPAYKVIFGTDYVTAEQEAQGRALRDAIVNHLSTFPESVIVIEEYDKMGCPARGMLKQLLDKGANGNATFHRSVFVLEANLGFVEINRRVRKGLGNSQNNNVGDGSSGEGSSGGEELGVDELTATQRTLRDTVFKRWKDERCEEWSDTHKAVGSVDLFAPFLPLTRKSVGEVIEAHLRERTRVKRRARELARLTWTRPDVVDFLVSQVEFEKEHAIEGGKEAGGVLSRWVTRAIRRLAQAEDTARKKESQRRAVEEGRLWVDDRSGPPLRDRSVRLEVAKGGRELVASVAD, encoded by the coding sequence ATGGTCCTccccgcggctcccgtcgccgcggcggtcacggCGGTCGTCTACGCCGCGTTACTCGCCACGACCCGGATCCCctgcggcgccgacggcaccttctgtcgcgagggcgcgtgcgagcgcgtccgcgcccacctcgccgccaacctcCACGGCCAGGACACCGCCGTGAACCttctcgcggacgcggtgtgCGACCacgtggcgtcgccgcggccgaacaagcccctcgtcgcgtccctaCACGGATCGCCCGGGATCGGCAAATCGTACTTTCAtcagctcctcgcgcaggcgctctACAACGCCACGGGCGACGGATCGCAtcccgcggaggacgcgttcGGAAACCCGATCGAGTCCGACGCCGGTTCCGACCACCAGAGCGGCGCCCCGTGGGGCGGCAACTCGAACGGCAACTCGAACGGCAACTCGAACGGCAACTCGAACGGAGGAAACAACGCCATGGTGGACGCCATGGTGGACAAGGGGAGGGTCATCAAGGGCTACCTGCCCACGTtcatgggcggcgacgtcgcgccgcggtggaacgacgcgaacggcgtcaACGCTCGCCATAGGGTGGAGTGCCCCGGCCGAGACTGCCCCGCGTACAAGGTCATCTTCGGCACCGACTACGTCACCGCGGAGCAGGAGGCGCAGGGCAGGGCGCTCAGGGACGCAATCGTGAACCATCTATCCACGTTTCCCGAATCAGTAATCGTCATCGAGGAGTACGACAAGATGGGATGCCCCGCGAGGGGAATGCTGAAGCAGCTGCTGGACAAGGGTGCGAACGGAAACGCGACGTTTCACCGGTCGGTCTTCGTGCTGGAGGCCAACTTGGGGTTTGTGGAGATTAACCGGAGGGTCCGGAAGGGTTTGGGAAATAGCCAAAACAACAACGTTGGGGATGGGTCGAGCGGGGAaggctcgagcggcggggaggaactcggcgtggacgagctcaccgcgacgcAGCGCACGCTACGGGACACGGTGTTCAAGCGGTGGAAGGACGAGAGGTGCGAGGAGTGGAGCGACACGCACAAGGCTGTGGGATCCGTCGACCTCTTCGCGCCGTTTCTGCCGCTGACGAGAAAgtccgtcggcgaggtcatCGAAGCGCACTTGAGGGAGCGCACGCGCGTGaaacgacgcgcgagggagctcgcgcggctcacGTGGACCCGCCCTGACGTCGTCGACTTCCTCGTGTCGCAGGTTGAGTTCGAGAAGGAGCACGCCATCGAGGGCGGGAAGGAAGCGGGCGGGGTGCTGTCGAGGTGGGTCACGCGCGCGATACGTCGgctggcgcaggcggaggacACGGCGCGCAAGAAGGAGAGCCAGCGTCGGGCGGTCGAGGAGGGGCGGCTGTGGGTGGACGATAGGAGCGGACCGCCGCTGCGGGACAGGTCCGTGCGGCTGGAGGTTGCGAAAGGGggacgcgagctcgtcgcgagcgtAGCAGACTGA
- a CDS encoding predicted protein has translation MTSLFYPFRALGYVNEGVPFVEHRRGTEHFVTVSAGKAFQVYNCERLRLVLVGPQGDADITALAVKGDLTFAAHGRDIVVCRRTHRVCVFGGHADTVTRLFTFGPRLYSICAGGRVLGWDIGKDALDHLDGKRSSAAKRAADIYRMPEGFTPTCICHPDTYLNKVLIGATDGRVLLLNVNTGKHIYVFHPNNMLNPSGSAVTCLEQSPALDTVAVGLGNGRVVIQNVRVDRTVVDFTHDGSGRAIRSMSFTTGNQDPLIAVGSDAGSVSVWDLEKRRLRTIMPGTHDGAVTQAHFFLGQPVLMTGGADNALKQWIFDNADGTGRLLRFRAGHSAPPTHVEFYGEGLRILSAGDDRALRVFSTIQDQQSKELSQSHVERRAKKLGVAEQELKLPPIRGMAWCEVRERDWANVVTCHAGETRAYTWRLANGVLGEHVLQPPAKMGVKRRNLGISNKVGFPISAVAVSACGNFAVIGNEGGEVHRFNLQSGQHRGVGQVSAIQTDGANKQTVTCGFVDGVVRVWNFGEQKLEGEMDTGVGCVAASLHRPGALVAVAGADRVVRVLDIAGMRRVRSLRGAQTQVKSLQFSADGRLILANSADGAVHVWDVPAARLLQTMRMSRDSPVVGLSLSPNMDMLATVHEGRRGVYLWANSQMYSAPGARLAGASTRVAGSDDSDSEEAVTTEEEARETLGAGSDAQRRRAPEPVAPGLATMAMLPKTQWASLARLDEIRERNKPIQGPKKPKEAPFFIPTTYNADDPSKAAVFDVDAVIDDSDDEDGAKDQKRGPSGLDAEIRALGPWDASTMTDDDAAELGDVLDFFAAEIPSGRNFEFLNALLAHFLRVHGGALQARESLRLKAEKVRAAAKATWKGVDDLLQEVRCALGFFGGVAGV, from the exons atgacgtcgctgTTTTACCCcttccgcgcgctcggatACGTCAACGAGGGCGTGCCCTTCGTCGAGCACCGGCGCGGCACCGAGCATTTCGTCACCGTCTCCGCGGGGAAGGCTTTCCAGGTTTACAACTGCGAGCGTCTTCGGCTGGTGCTGGTGGGGCCGCAGGGCGATGCCGacatcaccgcgctcgcggtcaaAGGGGACctgacgttcgcggcgcacggGCGGGACATCGTGGTGTGCAGGCGCACGCACAGGGTCTGCGTGTTCGGCGGGCACGCCGACACCGTCACTCGACTCTTCACGTTCGGCCCGAGGCTCTACTCCATCTGCGCGGGCGGCCGAGTGCTGGGCTGGGACATCGGcaaggacgcgctcgaccacctcgacggcaagcgctcgtccgcggccaagcgcgccgcggacatc TACCGCATGCCGGAGGGGTTCACCCCGACGTGCATCTGCCATCCCGACACGTACCTCAACAAGGTGCTCATCGGCGCCACCGACGGCCGCGTTCTCCTGCTGAACGTCAACACCGGCAAGCACATCTACGTCTTTCACCCGAACAACATGCTCAACCCCTCGGGAtccgcggtgacgtgccTGGAGCAgtcgcccgcgctcgacaccgtcgcggtcggTCTCGGTAACGGACGCGTGGTGATCCAAAACGTGCGTGTCGACAGGACCGTGGTGGACTTTACGCACGACGGCAGCGGAAGGGCCATCCGGTCGATGTCGTTCACCACCGGCAACCAGGACCCGCTCATAGCGGTGGGCAGCGACGCCGGCTCCGTCAGCGTCTGGGACCTGGAGAAGCGGCGCCTGAGGACCATCATGCCCGGAAcgcacgacggcgccgtgacCCAGGCGCACTTCTTCCTCGGCCAGCCGGTGCTGAtgacgggcggcgccgacaaCGCGCTCAAGCAGTGGATCTTCGACAACGCCGACGGCACGGGGAGGCTCCTTCGATTCCGAGCCGGGCACagcgcgcccccgacgcacGTCGAGTTTTACGGCGAGGGCCTTCGCATCTtgtccgcgggcgacgacagGGCGTTGAGAGTGTTCAGCACGATACAGGACCAGCAGTCTAAGGAGCTGAGCCAATCGCacgtcgagcgacgcgcgaagaAGCTCGGAGTCGCCGAGCAGGAGTTGAAGCTCCCGCCGATTCGGGGCATGGCGTGGTGCGAGGTGCGGGAACGGGATTGGGCCAACGTGGTGACGTGTCACGCCGGGGAGACTCGCGCGTACACGTGGCGTCTCGCcaacggcgtcctcggcgagcacgTCCTTCAACCCCCGGCGAAGATGGGCGTCAAGCGGCGGAACCTCGGCATCTCGAACAAGGTCGGGTTCCCGAtatcggcggtggcggtgtcCGCGTGCGGTAACTTTGCCGTCATAGGcaacgagggcggcgaggttcacAGGTTTAACCTTCAGTCGGGGCAGCACCGCGGGGT CGGCCAGGTGAGCGCCATCCAGACGGACGGCGCCAACAAACAGACGGTGACGTGCGGGTTCGtagacggcgtcgtccgcgtttGGAACTTTGGCGAACAAAAGCTGGAGGGCGAGATGGACACCGGCGTcggctgcgtcgccgcgtcgctgcaCCGACCgggggcgctcgtcgccgtcgcgggcgcggaccgcgTCGTGAGGGTGCTGGATATCGCGGGGATGCGCCGCGTTCGctcgcttcgcggcgcgcagaCGCAGGTCAAGTCGCTTCAGTTCTCCGCCGACGGGAGATTGATACTCGCGAATTCCGCCGACGGGGCGGTGCACGTGTGGGACGTACCCGCGGCTCGGCTTTTACAGACGATGCGCATGTCCCGCGACTCGCCCGTCGTGGGCCTGTCGCTGTCCCCGAACATGGACATGCTCGCGACGGTGCACGAGGGCAGGAGGGGGGTGTACCTGTGGGCGAATTCTCAGATGTactcggcgcccggcgctcgGCTGGCGGGGGCTtcgacccgcgtcgccggctctGACGATTCGGATTCCGAGGAAGCCGTTACGACGgaagaggaggcgcgggagacgcTA GGTGCCGGGAGCGACGCGCAACGACGTCGAGCCCCcgaacccgtcgccccgGGTCTGGCCACCATGGCCATGCTCCCGAAGACGCAGTgggcgtcgctcgctcgcctcgacgAGATTCGAGAGCGGAACAAGCCGATCCAGGGTCCGAAAAAGCCGAAGGAGGCGCCCTTCTTCATCCCGACCACGTAcaacgccgacgacccgagcaaggcggcggtgttcgacgtggacgcggtgatcgacgacagcgacgacgaggacggggcgAAGGACCAAAA GCGCGGACCGTCgggcctcgacgcggagattcgcgcgctcgggccgtgggacgcgtccacgatgaccgacgacgacgccgcggagctcggggacgtgctggacttcttcgcggcggagattcCGAGCGGTCGCAACTTTGAGTTTCTCAACGCTTTACTCGCGCATTTCTTACGAGTGCACGGCGGGGCTTTGCAGGCGAGGGAGTCGCTCAGgctcaaggcggagaaggtgcgggcggcggccaaggcgacgTGGAAGGGGGTGGACGACCTGCTGCAGGAGGTGAGGTGCGCGCTGGGattcttcggcggcgtcgcgggggttTGA
- a CDS encoding predicted protein — protein sequence MRRFSAPLAVLILAATLADARRFPLEVTSGADSLSHTASSGSTKLAVNSDQGHNLQVAGSNIVEVTSSGVAVTGTLTQSNKAYVYGSEASTAASTISGSLQDISWSSATANGAMSWSNNKDFTPTNSGLYKVSCIVSVYLDSAASNGERALQLALRTSSTYTIILAGISHLTIEDSSTTTYSQVVIGPVVVSLTGGTAYKFAIRSFSNGNGIINDGTGTGGGFGDQFNSFLVESFP from the coding sequence ATGCGCCGCTTCTCTGCGCCCCTGGCGGttctcatcctcgccgcgaccctcgcggacgcgcggcgattCCCCCTGGAAGTCACCAGCGGCGCTGACTCGTTGTCTcacacggcgtcgagcgggtCCACAAAGCTGGCGGTCAACAGCGACCAAGGGCACAACCTCCAAGTAGCGGGTTCGAACATCGTGGAGGTGACCAGCAGTGGGGTCGCGGTTACCGGGACGCTGACGCAGAGCAACAAAGCGTACGTGTACGGCAGCGAGGCGAGCACTGCCGCATCAACAATTTCCGGCAGTTTGCAGGACATTTCGTGGAGCTCAGCGACCGCAAACGGAGCTATGAGTTGGAGCAACAACAAGGACTTTACACCCACCAACTCGGGCTTGTACAAGGTGTCCTGCATCGTCTCAGTTTACCTCgattcggcggcgagcaatGGCGAGCGTGCCCTCCAATTGGCCCTTCGGACTTCGTCAACCTATACTATTATTCTTGCAGGGATATCACACCTCACCATCGAGGATAGCAGTACTACTACATACAGCCAGGTGGTCATCGGGCCAGTCGTGGTGTCGTTAACGGGCGGCACGGCGTATAAATTTGCTATTCGCTCTTTTAGCAACGGAAACGGGATAATAAACGATGGAACGGGAACAGGCGGGGGGTTTGGTGATCAGTTCAACTCCTTCCTGGTGGAGTCGTTTCCGTGA